Proteins encoded within one genomic window of Myxococcus virescens:
- a CDS encoding Hsp70 family protein: MSTGSILGIDFGTTNTAAAFFDKAGKLRVVPVTDKSVTLPSVVWFHAADKALVGHAARRQIIDDPRHTVFGAKRFLGRRFQSEYVTQHKDKYAFELVEAEDGYTAVTMYGKQTSLTDVAHLIIKQILTLANHAAGTPFRECVLTVPAHASSRQRAAVRHAAEQAGLQVRAIVNEPTAAALYYANLRNPEQTVMVFDLGGGTFDATLLAVQNKVVKVLATGGDAFLGGANFDERIVEMLVDDFHQKHGIDLRGNKVVMQRLVFAAESAKMALSQRDATVLRVPCIAQKDGGFIDFDFTLTRKRLEEMAFQLIERTASACDDVLERAKLKADQIDELVLVGGQTRMPAIRQRFSHFKRMSSDKEVNPELGVAVGAAILGRNLARGITGLADVVPMPISIMVPGGAQHEVIPANTPVPATKSVTLELPMIPGPLSIALFEALDTTTVDRELLGTVRVELDWRTTYKGPTTLELRMGQDFVLSAALVSPQGARHPLTISDMRAPKRSA, translated from the coding sequence ATGAGTACGGGCTCCATCCTTGGCATCGACTTCGGGACCACCAACACGGCCGCGGCCTTCTTCGACAAGGCCGGCAAGCTTCGCGTCGTTCCGGTGACGGACAAGAGCGTCACGCTGCCTTCCGTCGTCTGGTTCCACGCGGCGGACAAGGCCCTCGTTGGCCACGCCGCGCGCCGGCAAATCATTGATGACCCGCGCCACACCGTCTTCGGCGCCAAGCGCTTCCTGGGCCGCCGTTTCCAGTCCGAGTACGTCACCCAGCACAAGGACAAGTACGCCTTCGAGCTCGTCGAGGCCGAGGACGGCTACACGGCCGTGACGATGTACGGGAAGCAGACGTCGCTGACGGACGTGGCGCACCTCATCATCAAGCAGATTCTCACGTTGGCGAACCACGCCGCCGGCACGCCCTTCCGCGAGTGCGTGCTCACCGTGCCCGCGCACGCCAGCAGCCGCCAGCGCGCGGCGGTGCGCCATGCCGCGGAGCAGGCCGGCCTCCAGGTGCGCGCCATCGTCAACGAGCCCACCGCCGCCGCGCTCTACTACGCCAACCTGCGCAACCCCGAGCAGACGGTGATGGTGTTCGACCTGGGCGGCGGCACCTTCGACGCCACCCTGCTCGCGGTGCAGAACAAGGTGGTGAAGGTGCTGGCCACCGGCGGTGATGCCTTCCTGGGCGGCGCCAACTTCGACGAGCGCATCGTGGAGATGCTGGTGGACGACTTCCACCAGAAGCACGGCATCGACCTGCGCGGGAACAAGGTGGTGATGCAGCGGCTCGTCTTCGCCGCTGAGTCCGCGAAGATGGCGCTGAGCCAGCGCGACGCCACGGTGCTCCGCGTGCCGTGCATCGCCCAGAAGGACGGCGGCTTCATCGACTTCGACTTCACGCTCACCCGCAAGCGCCTGGAGGAGATGGCCTTCCAGCTCATCGAGCGCACCGCCTCCGCCTGCGACGACGTGCTGGAGCGCGCGAAGCTGAAGGCAGACCAGATTGACGAGCTGGTCCTCGTCGGCGGCCAGACGCGCATGCCCGCCATCCGCCAGCGCTTCTCCCACTTCAAGCGCATGTCCTCCGACAAGGAGGTCAACCCGGAGCTCGGCGTCGCGGTGGGCGCGGCCATCCTCGGCCGGAACCTGGCGCGCGGCATCACCGGCCTGGCGGACGTGGTGCCCATGCCCATCAGCATCATGGTCCCCGGCGGCGCGCAGCACGAGGTCATCCCCGCCAACACCCCCGTGCCCGCGACGAAGTCCGTGACGCTGGAGCTGCCGATGATTCCCGGGCCGCTCTCCATCGCCCTCTTCGAGGCGCTGGACACCACCACCGTGGACCGCGAGCTGCTAGGCACCGTCCGCGTCGAGTTGGACTGGCGCACCACCTACAAGGGCCCCACCACGCTGGAGCTCCGCATGGGTCAGGACTTCGTCCTCAGCGCCGCGCTCGTCTCCCCGCAGGGCGCCCGGCATCCGCTGACCATCAGCGACATGCGCGCGCCCAAACGCTCCGCGTAA
- a CDS encoding PP2C family protein-serine/threonine phosphatase, which yields MSAAVATQGQPLAYDVGACTERGLRSYQEDAVGHDVGAMSVFAVADGLGGHPNGDLASRAAVDSVLFAAQSAGPLTDALARSTVAKAEVSVLASGGSTTLAMLMLAGSSAVVAHVGDSRVYRMRCGVLEQLTQDHREYRHVLNRCLGATSPDCSSEPDVRVLETEPGDVWVLATDGVSDTLGHPEIRAILRELPTRDARWAAEELVRLALAKESRDNCTALVVRVGGGA from the coding sequence ATGAGCGCCGCCGTTGCCACCCAGGGCCAGCCCCTGGCCTACGACGTCGGGGCCTGCACGGAGCGCGGCCTGCGGTCCTACCAGGAGGACGCGGTCGGCCACGACGTGGGCGCCATGTCCGTGTTCGCCGTGGCGGACGGGCTGGGCGGGCACCCCAACGGGGACCTGGCCAGCCGCGCCGCGGTGGACTCGGTGCTCTTCGCGGCCCAGTCCGCGGGCCCGCTGACGGACGCGCTCGCGCGCAGCACCGTGGCCAAGGCGGAGGTGTCCGTCCTGGCCTCCGGAGGCAGCACCACCCTGGCCATGCTGATGCTGGCGGGCTCGTCCGCAGTGGTGGCGCACGTTGGCGACAGCCGCGTGTACCGGATGCGCTGCGGAGTTCTTGAGCAGCTCACCCAGGACCACCGCGAGTACCGGCACGTCCTCAACCGGTGCCTGGGGGCCACGAGTCCGGACTGCTCCTCGGAGCCGGACGTGCGTGTCCTGGAAACGGAGCCAGGCGACGTCTGGGTGCTGGCTACCGACGGCGTCTCGGACACCCTGGGCCACCCTGAGATTCGCGCCATCCTTCGCGAGCTACCCACGCGTGACGCGCGGTGGGCCGCCGAGGAGCTGGTGCGCCTCGCGCTGGCCAAGGAGAGCCGGGACAACTGCACGGCCCTGGTGGTGCGGGTGGGAGGTGGAGCGTGA
- the dgt gene encoding dGTP triphosphohydrolase: protein MGSEKKPLEEPAPVLSDMDALLQDERTDYDRDYDRIVFSAEFRCLHDKTQVFPLSTSDYTRTRLTHSIEASCVGRSLGNLAGRGLRARDVMVNPSHLGTIVAAACLAHDIGNPPFGHSGEAAIQHWVSQRLARPGAEVDGRKSPFETVGQWQDLEAFEGNAQGFRILNRLQSRERRGGLRYTAATLGAMSKYPRASVLPGGRERDKGRVSEKKFGYFQDDEALALEAYRAVGLVEREAGVFSRHPLAFLVEAADDICYAVIDLEDSAKLGLIPIKDACELLDAVLPRPVKGPVRPPPSHPETRLAQARARAIGELIQACVKVFLENVEAMEDGTWETPLASARDDVAKPLKAIRNLTRRYGYESERVLQIESAGFKTLGGLLDMFAMAVVTDTPNREEKKLRQLLPLDLFQRPEHVRDMAEEPTSRDEAITEAVARLSKYQRLLCVTDYISGMTDGFAVELFQRLSGIKLPT from the coding sequence GTGGGCTCGGAGAAGAAGCCGCTGGAGGAGCCGGCGCCCGTCCTGAGTGACATGGACGCGCTGCTCCAGGACGAGCGGACCGACTACGACCGGGACTATGACCGCATCGTCTTCTCCGCGGAGTTTCGTTGCCTGCACGACAAGACGCAGGTGTTTCCGCTGTCCACGAGCGACTACACGCGCACGCGGCTGACGCACAGCATCGAGGCTTCGTGTGTCGGGCGCTCGCTGGGGAATCTGGCGGGGCGGGGGCTGCGGGCGCGCGACGTCATGGTGAATCCCTCGCACCTGGGCACCATCGTCGCGGCGGCGTGCCTGGCGCATGACATTGGCAATCCGCCCTTCGGCCACTCCGGCGAGGCGGCCATCCAGCATTGGGTGTCACAGCGGCTGGCGCGGCCCGGTGCCGAGGTGGACGGGCGGAAGAGCCCCTTCGAGACGGTGGGGCAGTGGCAGGACCTGGAGGCCTTCGAGGGCAACGCGCAGGGCTTCCGAATCCTCAACCGGCTTCAGTCGCGCGAGCGGCGGGGCGGCCTGCGCTACACCGCGGCGACGTTGGGGGCGATGAGCAAGTACCCGCGCGCGTCGGTGCTGCCGGGCGGGCGTGAGCGGGACAAGGGGCGCGTGTCCGAGAAGAAGTTTGGTTACTTCCAGGACGACGAGGCCCTTGCGCTGGAGGCGTACCGCGCGGTGGGCCTGGTGGAGCGGGAGGCTGGCGTGTTCTCCCGGCACCCGTTGGCGTTCCTGGTCGAGGCGGCGGATGACATCTGCTACGCGGTCATCGACCTGGAGGACTCGGCGAAGCTGGGGCTGATTCCCATCAAGGATGCGTGTGAGTTGCTGGACGCGGTGCTGCCTCGTCCGGTGAAAGGGCCTGTGCGCCCGCCGCCGTCGCATCCGGAGACGCGGCTGGCGCAGGCGCGAGCGCGGGCGATTGGCGAGCTCATCCAGGCGTGCGTGAAGGTGTTCCTGGAGAACGTGGAGGCGATGGAAGACGGGACGTGGGAGACGCCGTTGGCCTCCGCGCGGGATGACGTGGCGAAGCCGTTGAAGGCCATCCGCAACCTCACGCGGCGCTACGGCTATGAGAGCGAGCGCGTGCTCCAGATTGAGAGCGCGGGTTTCAAGACGCTGGGCGGATTGCTGGACATGTTCGCGATGGCGGTCGTCACCGACACGCCGAACCGCGAGGAGAAGAAGCTGCGGCAATTGCTGCCACTGGACCTCTTCCAGCGTCCGGAGCACGTCCGGGACATGGCGGAAGAGCCCACGTCCCGAGACGAAGCCATCACCGAGGCGGTGGCCCGTCTGTCGAAGTACCAGCGGCTGCTGTGCGTGACGGACTACATCTCCGGCATGACGGATGGCTTCGCCGTGGAGCTGTTCCAGCGGCTGTCAGGCATCAAGCTGCCGACGTGA
- a CDS encoding pesticin C-terminus-like muramidase yields MSGGDSARGLRNETNRREDARQPEQNKAKGYSVKDGWDSRPAHAAKQSQPAVEAQAVAPEGGVAAATEPDVDWDFIAEQEGRAVQDGYVPDATGSKSGVTVGTGVDLGARDMNDLDRLGLSDALKTKLEPYLGKKGQDAADFLAENPLNLTAEEVKELDRAVKGEALDNVVNEYNTEVERLNAADGGSRPKFAELPREMQTVIASVGFQYGSLKTATPNFFAQVTEQRWDDAKANLEDFGDRYPSRRGREADLLGEGIATLS; encoded by the coding sequence GTGTCGGGAGGGGACTCCGCCCGCGGCCTCCGGAATGAGACGAACCGGCGCGAGGACGCGCGGCAGCCCGAGCAGAACAAGGCCAAGGGCTATTCGGTGAAGGACGGCTGGGACTCGCGGCCCGCCCACGCGGCGAAGCAGTCGCAACCGGCGGTCGAGGCCCAGGCCGTGGCTCCGGAGGGCGGAGTTGCCGCCGCGACGGAGCCGGACGTCGACTGGGACTTCATCGCCGAGCAGGAGGGCCGGGCGGTACAGGATGGCTATGTCCCGGACGCCACGGGGAGCAAGAGCGGTGTCACGGTGGGCACGGGCGTGGACCTGGGCGCCCGGGACATGAACGATTTGGACCGGCTGGGGCTGTCGGACGCGCTGAAGACGAAGCTGGAGCCCTACCTGGGCAAGAAGGGCCAGGACGCCGCGGACTTCCTGGCGGAGAACCCGCTGAACCTGACGGCGGAAGAGGTCAAGGAGCTGGACCGGGCCGTGAAGGGCGAGGCGCTGGACAACGTCGTCAACGAGTACAACACCGAGGTCGAGCGCCTGAACGCCGCGGACGGTGGCAGCCGGCCGAAGTTCGCGGAGCTGCCGCGGGAGATGCAGACGGTGATTGCCTCCGTGGGCTTCCAGTACGGCTCGCTGAAGACGGCCACGCCCAACTTCTTCGCGCAGGTGACGGAGCAGCGGTGGGACGACGCGAAGGCCAACCTGGAGGACTTCGGTGACCGCTATCCGTCGCGCCGTGGCCGCGAGGCGGATCTGCTGGGCGAGGGCATCGCGACCCTGAGCTGA
- a CDS encoding AzlC family ABC transporter permease, with protein sequence MAMGHVDRSLVRDVAAIAAASGVIGASFGAIAVASGLSVWVALAMSVLVFAGGSQFMAVGVVAGGGSPVAAVIAGLLLNARHLPFGLVISDVLGKHWLVRLIGTHLMVDESVAFALAQPTPERRKAAYWLCGGALFMAWNVGVLVGALAGTALGSPEAMGLDAAFPAGLLALLLPSLTAPARPPNAEPGITEGEVEAARAHEARTAAARARWVAGGAALIALATTPILPTGVPVLLSLLALGLVLR encoded by the coding sequence ATGGCCATGGGGCATGTGGATCGAAGTCTGGTTCGGGATGTCGCGGCGATTGCCGCCGCCTCTGGCGTCATCGGGGCTTCGTTCGGTGCCATCGCGGTGGCGTCGGGATTGTCGGTGTGGGTCGCGTTGGCCATGTCCGTGCTCGTCTTCGCGGGCGGTTCGCAGTTCATGGCCGTGGGGGTGGTGGCGGGCGGTGGCAGTCCCGTGGCCGCGGTCATCGCGGGGCTGCTGCTCAACGCGAGGCACCTGCCGTTCGGCTTGGTGATTTCGGACGTGCTGGGAAAGCACTGGCTCGTGCGGCTGATCGGCACGCACTTGATGGTGGACGAGTCCGTGGCGTTCGCGCTCGCGCAGCCCACGCCGGAGCGCCGGAAGGCGGCGTACTGGCTGTGCGGTGGGGCGCTGTTCATGGCCTGGAACGTGGGCGTCCTCGTCGGCGCCCTGGCGGGAACGGCGCTGGGCAGCCCGGAGGCGATGGGGCTCGATGCCGCGTTTCCCGCCGGGTTGCTGGCGCTGCTGCTGCCGTCGCTGACCGCCCCCGCCAGGCCTCCGAACGCCGAGCCCGGTATCACGGAGGGTGAGGTCGAGGCAGCACGCGCCCACGAAGCCCGCACGGCGGCTGCCCGGGCGCGCTGGGTGGCGGGGGGCGCGGCGCTCATCGCGCTCGCCACCACGCCGATTCTTCCCACGGGGGTTCCCGTGCTGCTCTCGCTGCTGGCGCTCGGGCTGGTGCTGCGATGA
- a CDS encoding DoxX family protein, with the protein MVGKSAVGLTLIRVVFGLSLALGHGLPKLTGDMSKFAAGVAQLGFPFPTFFAWCATLAEFLGGLLVAVGLFTRPAAAMAGFTMAVALYRHRADPFGRMEMALLYLAVMAGIALIGAGPWSLDAKVRRRA; encoded by the coding sequence ATGGTGGGTAAGTCCGCGGTGGGTTTGACGTTGATCCGCGTGGTGTTCGGTCTCTCGTTGGCGCTGGGGCACGGCCTGCCCAAGCTCACCGGCGACATGAGCAAGTTCGCGGCGGGCGTGGCGCAGCTCGGATTCCCGTTTCCGACGTTCTTCGCCTGGTGCGCCACGTTGGCGGAGTTCCTGGGCGGGCTGCTCGTGGCTGTGGGCCTCTTCACGCGTCCGGCGGCGGCGATGGCGGGCTTCACCATGGCAGTGGCCCTCTACCGGCACCGCGCGGACCCCTTCGGCCGCATGGAAATGGCGCTGCTCTACCTCGCCGTCATGGCCGGAATCGCGCTCATCGGCGCGGGGCCGTGGAGCCTCGACGCGAAGGTCCGCCGCCGCGCCTGA
- a CDS encoding SOS response-associated peptidase, whose translation MCGRVTVRTSPEQIVTGLGLAGIRTAVERPRFNLCPTQLMPVVTNDGARMLDAFRWGLVPSWAKDPAIGNKLINARGETVAEKPSFRSALKRRRCLVVVDGWYEWKQSTKPKTPYYFHRKDGQLLTLAGLWEEWTAPDTGEVLNTCTIITIGPNALMAPIHDRMPVILEPEAQEVWLRPEPQESSVLLPLLVPCAEESLDAYEVSRVVNSPANDTPECVERVAA comes from the coding sequence ATGTGTGGCCGTGTCACCGTTCGAACCTCTCCTGAGCAGATTGTCACCGGTCTGGGCCTCGCAGGCATCCGTACCGCCGTGGAGCGCCCGCGCTTCAATCTCTGTCCCACGCAGTTGATGCCCGTGGTGACCAACGATGGCGCACGGATGCTGGATGCCTTCCGCTGGGGGCTCGTCCCGTCGTGGGCGAAGGACCCTGCCATTGGCAACAAGCTCATCAACGCACGGGGCGAAACCGTGGCGGAGAAGCCCAGCTTCCGTTCCGCGCTCAAGCGGCGCCGTTGCCTCGTCGTGGTGGATGGCTGGTACGAGTGGAAGCAGTCCACGAAGCCGAAGACGCCGTATTACTTCCACCGCAAGGACGGGCAGCTCCTGACGCTCGCGGGGCTGTGGGAAGAGTGGACCGCGCCCGACACGGGCGAGGTGCTCAACACCTGCACCATCATCACCATCGGGCCCAACGCGCTGATGGCGCCCATCCATGACCGGATGCCCGTCATCCTCGAGCCGGAGGCCCAGGAGGTGTGGCTGCGTCCGGAGCCGCAGGAGTCCTCGGTGCTGCTCCCGCTGCTGGTGCCCTGCGCCGAGGAGTCGCTGGACGCCTACGAGGTGTCGCGCGTGGTGAACTCCCCCGCCAACGACACCCCGGAGTGTGTGGAACGCGTGGCCGCCTGA
- a CDS encoding AzlD domain-containing protein: MTLLPILVLAAGTYAFRLAGPLLSQRMQVSARVQGLLSLSAIALLTALVATATLTSNGGFSGWARPAGVLAGAVLAWRKLPFIVVVVGAAGVAALLRMSGVS; encoded by the coding sequence ATGACGCTGCTCCCCATCCTGGTTCTGGCGGCGGGCACCTATGCCTTCCGGCTCGCGGGCCCGCTGCTGAGTCAGCGCATGCAGGTGTCCGCGCGGGTCCAGGGCCTGCTGTCCCTCTCCGCGATTGCGCTGCTCACCGCGCTGGTGGCCACGGCCACGCTGACGTCGAACGGCGGCTTCTCGGGCTGGGCACGTCCGGCGGGGGTGCTCGCTGGCGCCGTGCTGGCGTGGCGGAAGCTGCCCTTCATCGTCGTGGTGGTGGGGGCGGCAGGTGTTGCAGCTTTGTTGCGAATGTCAGGAGTGAGTTGA